TGACTCAAAACTGGATTTCCCGGTTTGAGTTCTGGCCTTATCTAGAAACTTTTGCCATTGACTCAGAAAGAGAACTACGGGCAGAATTTCACGGCACACCCGACTTAATAGTTGGCAATTATACTGATGGGAATTTAGTAGCATTCTTGCTGGCGCGGCGTTTGAAAGTTACCCAATGCAATGTTGCCCATGCCTTGGAAAAATCTAAATATTTATTCAGTAACCTCTACTGGCAAGAATTGGAAGATAAATATCATTTTTCATTGCAATTCACCGCCGATTTAATCGCAATGAATGCTGCCAATTTTGTGATTAGCAGCACCTACCAAGAAATTGTCGGTACACTGGATAGTGTGGGACAGTATGAGTCTTACAAGTGCTTCACCATGCCAGAGTTGTATCATGTAACAAATGGGATTGAATTATTTAGTCCCAAATTTAATGTTGTACCGCCTGGAGTCAACGAGAATAACTATTTCCCCTACACCCAGACTAAAGATCGAGTAGAGAGCGATCGCCAACGCCTTGCAGAAATACTCTTTACTCTAGAAGATCCCGCGCAAATATTTGGTAAACTCGACGAGCCTAACAAGCGTCCTCTCTTCTCAATGGCGCGTCTCGATCGCATCAAAAATCTCACAGGTTTAGCTGAATGCTTTGGTCAAAGTAAGGAATTACAGTCACACTGCAACTTAATTTTGGTGGCAGGTAAGTTACGTGTAGAAGAATCAGGCGACAACGAAGAACGGGACGAAATTATTAAACTCTACCAGATAATTGACCAGTACAATCTCCACGGGAAGATTCGTTGGTTGGGTGTACGCCTCACTAAAACTGATTCTGGCGAAATTTACCGAGTCATTGGCGATCGTCAAGGAATTTTTGTCCAACCAGCTTTATTTGAAGCTTTTGGTTTGACAATTTTAGAGGCGATGGTTTCAGGATTACCAACTTTTGCAACGCAGTTTGGTGGGCCACTGGAGATTATTCAAGATAAGGTGAATGGTTTTTATATTAACCCGACTAATTTAGAAGATACAGCCACAAAAATCGTAGACTTTATCAAAAGATGCGAACAAAATCCTAACTATTGGAATGAAATTTCCCAGCGAGGAATTGACCGGGTTTACAGCACCTATACTTGGAAAATTCACACGACCAAGCTGTTATCATTAGCACGGATTTATGGTTTTTGGAACTTTACCTCTAAGGAGAATCGGCAGGATTTGTTGCGCTATATAGAGGCTTTATTCTATTTAATTTACAAGCCAAGAGCGCAACAGCTATTAGAGCAGCATAAACACCGATAATAAGCTAGAAGGGATAAGCTGTTTTATATTTAACTCAATACGCTTGGGTTAAGAGTTTTTGATATGTAGAGACATTGCAATGCAACGTCTCTACAAAGGATTTCGGGCTTAACTAAACCGTATAGTAAGGATATCTAAATTACTCTGGACAAAAATCTTTATTTATGTATTAACGCAATAATAAGAATTTACTTTTTAATTGGTGTTCCAGATCCAAAAACGATGTCTACGAGGGGCTACGCCTATGTATAAAATATTGTCAACAAGCAATATTTAATGCGAATATATGAGAAATTTTTGATAAAATGTGCTGACCCTAGCTAGATGAGCTAAATCACAATTACTATTAAGGTCTATTTGTGAAACAAGCAGCCCAAAAGCTTCAAAATCAGGAAACCATTGTATGAGGGATCTGACCAGTGACAGCCAACTATCAAGGATTGTTTTGAAGGGCTTTAAGTCTATTGCTGAATGTGACCTTAAGCTTTTGAAACTAAACGTACTTATTGGATGTAATGGTGCAGGTAAATCTAACTTCATAGGCTTCTTTCACATGATTCAGCAGATGCTTGAGAAGAATCTGCAAGTTTTGGTAAGCCGCCAGGGTGGCCCTGATGCGATCTTGCATTTTGGACGTAAAACAACTGAGAAATTAGAGATTGAGCTTTATTTTGGAAACAACGGGTACTTCGCTACGCTTGAAGCAACTCAAGACAACCGTCTGATGTTTTCCAAAGAGTCTTTTTGGTGGAACATGAGCGGTGAGCGTGAACTCGGTAGTGGTCATTTTGAGAGTAAGGCTTTACGGGGCACCAGGACAAGAATTGACCAGTACATATTGCCCACCATGCGGCAGTGGCGGGTTTATCATTTCCATGATACAAGCGACAGCGCTTATGTGAAGCAACCACACAAGATTAATGATAATGTTTACTTGCGTTCTGACGCACGGAATCTTGCAGCTTTCCTATATTTGTTAAGTGAAAATTATTCGGAATCTTATCGGCGAATTGTCAAAACAATTCGACTTGTTGCTCCTTTCTTTGGTGATTTTTATCTACGTCCTTCTCCACAAAACAATGAGGTGATCGAGTTGGAATGGGTCGAGCAAGGTCAAGATATTCCGTTTAAAGCTCATCTTCTTTCGGATGGAACACTTCGTTTTATCTGCCTTGTTACAGTCTTTTTGCAACCTACTTCCCTTCAACCCGAAACCATTTTGGTTGATGAACCTGAGCTAGGTCTTCACCCGTATGCAATTACTGTTCTTGCATCGTTAATGCGCTCCACCGCAAAAGAAAAACAAGTTATTGTTTCAACTCAGTCGGTTGAACTGCTCAATGAATTTAGGGCGGAAGATGTAATTGTTGTAGATCGCGATCATGGTAAATCATCACTCCGAAGATTGAATGAGGATGATTTACACGAGTGGCTTGAAGACTACAGCTTAGGAGAACTATGGAAGAAGAACATCCTTGGCGGGAGACCTTCACGATGATCCGAATACATGTTTTTGTAGAAGGACAGACGGAAGAAACTTTTGTCAAAGAAGTACTTTATGAGCATCTTCAGCGAAAAGATATATACCTCAACCCCATTCTTGTGCAAACTAGCTCAATAAGTAAGGGCGGTGTAGTGAGCTATGCAAAGATCAAGCCGCAATTGAATCGTAAATGCCTTGAGGATAGTTTGGCCTTCGTCACTACGATGTTTGATTTATATCGATTGCCAAATGATTTTCCAGGAAGCAGTTCTCTGCCTAGTACGAATGACCCATTTCAGAAAGCTGAATATCTTGAGCAGCGAATGAGTGCAGACATTAAACACCAAAATTTTATCCCCAATTTACTGGTTCATGAGTTTGAGGGACTCCTGTACAGCAATCCACAAGCTTTTCTCGCATGGTTTGACCAAAGCATAGTAGATAGTCTACAAGCAGAGCGTAACTTATTCCTTTCACCTGAACATATTAATGAAAGACCGACAACAGCCCCATCTAAACGAATTATCAGATGTTGCCTTGGATATGAAAAGCCATTACATGGCTCTTTGATTGCAATGGATATTGGGTTAGATGCAATACGTCAGCAGTGCCAACATTTTAATCAATGGTTGACGCGTCTTGAAAATATAAGCGGTGGTAACGCTTGAAGAGAATATATTGTGACATCTATTTCCATTTCTAAAATATTCCATAAAATGCTTAAAAGTTCATCCCCTTGTCACACTTACTTAAATTGTCAACGCTCGCCAAGTACGTTGACCAACTATTCCATCCGTTCCTAAATTCTGCTGGTTTTGAAAAGCTTTAACAGCAGTCTCAGTCAGTGCGCCATAAATCCCATCCACTCTAACGGCATAACCGTTAGCTACTAAAAGCCGTTGCAAAACTCTGACAGCAACACCAGAGTTACCAAAATAAAGAGTCGGCATAGGTTGACTACTCAACTTCTGGAAGCGTCCTTTAGCCTTTGTACGGTCTCGATCTCCAGACTGAGATTTTTTAGACTTTCCTAAGTTAGAAGCAGCTAGCAACTGATTCTTTTTGCTGATATTCTGAAGTATATGTTCTTTATTAAGTGCGATCGCTGAGGGAGAAGTCTGGAAAATCTCATCTGTATGCATAAATTCAGGTGGTGTAACTAGAGCAGCGATCTCTAACTCGCTCTGTTTTGACTGATTTACGTCATTTCCCATCTGAACTATTTGCTGCTGTGGCAAATTGGCCCCAAATGCTTGTCTTATTGTTAACACGCCCGTCATCATCAGGCTAATTTCATTCATTGTAGTTTATTTTACTTCAACCAATATTTCTTTTAACTAACAACATTGCTGCTGTCTGGGATAATGCATACTGACTAAAAAAATTTTAAAATATGGTGTTTAAATCAACGGTTTAGACAATAACATACTATCCGATCGTCTGGGAATGCCATCAAACAAATTTGCCTTGTTAGCTTGGTTTCATGCTTGATATGCTGATGCGGTTTTTATCATATTTATACTGCCAGCAAAAATACTGCTTAATTCACCGAGTTTGTTTTCTAGGCATTTTATGAATGCAAGATTTGACAAAAATGATAAGCTCTTGATTACCAACTATTTGTCCTCCTTTAGAGGGGATTATCAACTTTTTATCAATCACTTTTATCTTGCGAGATACATACCGATCCAATACTGTTCGGTTAAGGCAAGAGACGCGATGAACGCCGTCTCTACAATAATCATTTTTTCGTCTTGATGGCGATTTATCGCATCTTTACGCTCTAAAATTTCCATCAAAAAACCTTAACCGAACCGTATTGCATACCGATCGTCACAGCATTATTTGCTTTGTAAATAAAACCGCACAACGTTGTTGTACGGACTTGAATTTGAACTAGAATTGAGACTACTCTATGGCAAAATTACATAGGGGTATTGAAAATAATGTGTGTATAATTATCTTGCCTAACCTGTGTAAATTTTTATAACATTTTTCCATGTTAAGCAAGAATGCACCTTAATAAAAAGTGCGTAGATGTAGCCTGTTGGAGACATCACTTAGTACACTTGTGGATACTGGATAATTTTTTACCTTTTTTCATCTCGCCATAAAGCAATACCGCCTAATAAACCAGTGATATTAGGAATAAGTTTGACATTTAACGGTAGCTGCAAATTCACTCTCACAGCTTCACCACCGCCAATGTAAAGGCAATCATAATTGAACAGATGTTGTAAGGATACGATCGCCTTTTCTAAACGCCTGTTCCATCTTTTATCACCAATTTTTTCTAACTCTGCACGCCGCAACTGCTGCTCAAAAGTCTCTCCTTTGCGAAATGGATGATGCCCCATTTCCATATTCGGCACTAGCTTACCGTCCACAAATAAAGCCGAACCAAACCCTGTACCCAGAGTAATCACTAACTCTACACCTTTACCTGCGATCGCTCCCAAACCCTGCATATCTGCATCATTAATCACCCGTACTGGTTTATTTAAGTGTTTTGATAATGCTGTTTCTAAATCAAATCCAATCCAATCTGGATGTAAGTTTACTGCCGTTTCAGTGACTCCACACCGCACCACACCGGGAAAACCAACCGAAACACGATGAAATTCACCTTGAGCCGCAGCCAACACAACAATTGCATTAATTACAACCTCCGGTGTAGCAGGTTGGGGTGTATCTAAACGCGCTCTTTCCGTTACAGGAGTCCCCGTAATATCCAAAACCATAGCCTTAACGCCACTACCACCAATATCAACTGATAGGGTACGAATCGATCCATTTTCTTCAACCATTGGGTTACATCCTTGTTAATACTTGTTCTTTCGATATTATGCTCTGCTGCATCTGATAATATCTTGATGTTTGGAGAGTCTTTAGATTGAGGGAGTGGGGAGTGGGGAATGGGGGGATGAGGAGACAAAGGAGACAAGGGAGATGAGGGAGAAATAATTAATACCCAATGCCCAAAGTTAAAAAACCAAAACATTAGACGCGCGACAACATTTAGATTTGCTAATGTAGAGGTAATGGAAATAGTACTGGCGTAGCTACTTAAAATCTATCGGGCAGCAAATTTCTATCAAAAGTAATATATAAGAGAATGAATTATGACAGCGTTTGACCCTCAAAGCATCCGCTCTTATAGCCAAGAAGATGTTCAACAAATTCTGCACTTAGCGATCGCTCGTCAAGCTGATGACAAAGACACAGAATTTTCTTATGAGCAGATATTAGAAATTGCTGCTGAGTTAGAAATCTCACCTGATTCTTTAAAATTAGCCGAACGCGATTGGTTACTACAACAGGGACAAGTTCAACAACGAAAGGCTTTTGATGCCTACAGAATCAGAAGATTTCAAAAGCGTCTAGGCAATTATGCAATTTTGAATGGCTTTTTTATACTGATTGATTTGATCGCTGGCGGTGGAATTTCTTGGTCGCTGTACATTTTGCTATTCTGCGGATTGCCTATAGGGTTGGATGTCTGGAATACTTTTCGAGTCAAAGGC
This Nostoc sp. KVJ3 DNA region includes the following protein-coding sequences:
- a CDS encoding ROK family protein → MVEENGSIRTLSVDIGGSGVKAMVLDITGTPVTERARLDTPQPATPEVVINAIVVLAAAQGEFHRVSVGFPGVVRCGVTETAVNLHPDWIGFDLETALSKHLNKPVRVINDADMQGLGAIAGKGVELVITLGTGFGSALFVDGKLVPNMEMGHHPFRKGETFEQQLRRAELEKIGDKRWNRRLEKAIVSLQHLFNYDCLYIGGGEAVRVNLQLPLNVKLIPNITGLLGGIALWRDEKR
- a CDS encoding 2TM domain-containing protein, with protein sequence MTAFDPQSIRSYSQEDVQQILHLAIARQADDKDTEFSYEQILEIAAELEISPDSLKLAERDWLLQQGQVQQRKAFDAYRIRRFQKRLGNYAILNGFFILIDLIAGGGISWSLYILLFCGLPIGLDVWNTFRVKGEEYEMAFQKWSRKHEIKKTISTVLNKWFKALQA
- a CDS encoding peptidoglycan-binding domain-containing protein, with amino-acid sequence MNEISLMMTGVLTIRQAFGANLPQQQIVQMGNDVNQSKQSELEIAALVTPPEFMHTDEIFQTSPSAIALNKEHILQNISKKNQLLAASNLGKSKKSQSGDRDRTKAKGRFQKLSSQPMPTLYFGNSGVAVRVLQRLLVANGYAVRVDGIYGALTETAVKAFQNQQNLGTDGIVGQRTWRALTI
- a CDS encoding sucrose synthase, with amino-acid sequence MSELLQAVLDSEEKSDLRSFVSELRQQEKKYLLRNDILNVYSEYCSKSQKPEAYYTSSELGKLLYYTQEIIQEESNFCFIIRSKIASQEVYWLTSDLSIEPMTVQDLLDLRDRLVNKFHPNDGDLLELDFGPFYDYSPTIRDPKNIGKGVEFLNRYLSSQLFQDSKQLLDSLFNFLRLHHYNGVQLLISDRIQSQQQLSEQVKKAIGSVNNRPNDEPYEQFRFQLQTMGFEPGWGNTAGRVRETLNLLDELIDSPDPQSLAAFISRVPMIFKIVLVSAHGWFGQEGVLGRPDTGGQVVYVLDQAKSLEKQLQEDVLLAGLEGLNVEPKVIILTRLIPNSDGTLCNQRLEKVYGTENAWILRVPLREFNPNMTQNWISRFEFWPYLETFAIDSERELRAEFHGTPDLIVGNYTDGNLVAFLLARRLKVTQCNVAHALEKSKYLFSNLYWQELEDKYHFSLQFTADLIAMNAANFVISSTYQEIVGTLDSVGQYESYKCFTMPELYHVTNGIELFSPKFNVVPPGVNENNYFPYTQTKDRVESDRQRLAEILFTLEDPAQIFGKLDEPNKRPLFSMARLDRIKNLTGLAECFGQSKELQSHCNLILVAGKLRVEESGDNEERDEIIKLYQIIDQYNLHGKIRWLGVRLTKTDSGEIYRVIGDRQGIFVQPALFEAFGLTILEAMVSGLPTFATQFGGPLEIIQDKVNGFYINPTNLEDTATKIVDFIKRCEQNPNYWNEISQRGIDRVYSTYTWKIHTTKLLSLARIYGFWNFTSKENRQDLLRYIEALFYLIYKPRAQQLLEQHKHR
- a CDS encoding AAA family ATPase codes for the protein MRDLTSDSQLSRIVLKGFKSIAECDLKLLKLNVLIGCNGAGKSNFIGFFHMIQQMLEKNLQVLVSRQGGPDAILHFGRKTTEKLEIELYFGNNGYFATLEATQDNRLMFSKESFWWNMSGERELGSGHFESKALRGTRTRIDQYILPTMRQWRVYHFHDTSDSAYVKQPHKINDNVYLRSDARNLAAFLYLLSENYSESYRRIVKTIRLVAPFFGDFYLRPSPQNNEVIELEWVEQGQDIPFKAHLLSDGTLRFICLVTVFLQPTSLQPETILVDEPELGLHPYAITVLASLMRSTAKEKQVIVSTQSVELLNEFRAEDVIVVDRDHGKSSLRRLNEDDLHEWLEDYSLGELWKKNILGGRPSR
- a CDS encoding DUF4276 family protein; this translates as MIRIHVFVEGQTEETFVKEVLYEHLQRKDIYLNPILVQTSSISKGGVVSYAKIKPQLNRKCLEDSLAFVTTMFDLYRLPNDFPGSSSLPSTNDPFQKAEYLEQRMSADIKHQNFIPNLLVHEFEGLLYSNPQAFLAWFDQSIVDSLQAERNLFLSPEHINERPTTAPSKRIIRCCLGYEKPLHGSLIAMDIGLDAIRQQCQHFNQWLTRLENISGGNA